In a single window of the Orenia metallireducens genome:
- a CDS encoding IS3 family transposase has protein sequence YDNACIESFHSILKKEEVNHKTYKSFKKASLAIFNFIESWYNITRIHGSINYLTPHEYEEQLKIAS, from the coding sequence TTATGATAACGCATGTATAGAGTCTTTCCATTCAATCTTGAAGAAAGAAGAAGTTAATCATAAGACATATAAATCTTTTAAAAAAGCAAGTTTAGCTATTTTTAATTTTATTGAATCATGGTATAACATAACTAGAATCCATGGGAGTATTAATTATTTAACTCCACATGAATATGAAGAACAATTAAAAATAGCTAGTTAA